The Dokdonia sp. 4H-3-7-5 genomic interval ATGCTCTAGGGTTTGTAGTACAAGATGTTATTTCTTGGAATAAATGGCTTAACACGTTTATTGGTTTGCGCTATAGCACTACAGAAACAATAACTGTTAATGAAATTACAAGTAGCGACACATTTAGTCCTCTTGTAGGTTTTGTAGTGTCACCAGTATCACATCTTAATGTTTTTGCTTCATATACAAATAGTGCCTACCCTCGTACAGGTAGTAGAATAGATATTAATGGTAATGCATTAGGAAATGAACGTTTTGACCAATTTGAAGCAGGTCTAAAAACGAGCTGGTACAACGATCGACTACGTTTTAATGCAACCTATTTTAAAATAAATAATCGTAACATTAATTTACCAGTTTATGACAGCAACTTTATCGCAACAGGATTTTATGAAAAGGGAGGTAATGACCAGAGACAAGGTATAGAATTAGAACTTACTGGTCGTATATTAGAAAACCTAACGGCAGTAGCTGGGTATTCATTCATAGACGCGCAATATAAAGAGCATACTTCATTTGTGTATGGTTCTTCACCTCTCAATACACCTAGTCATACAGCAAATCTTTATTTAGATTATAACTTTACAAATAAGCTCAAAGGCTTAGCATTAGGTGGAGGTATTTATTATACTGGAGATAGACCTGTGAATGATTGGTCTGCAGGAGCAATAAGCCATGAGGGAATTATACCTAACCAAGAGCCGTTTAACATAGCATCTTTTACTCAAGTAGATCTTCAAGCATCATATACCTTTAATGAGCATTGGAGTGGGAGATTATTAGTCAATAACCTTTTTGATGAGATTGGATATAATGCTTATAGAACAAGATTTATAAACCAGACAGATCCTAGAACGCTATCTGCGGTTATAAGCTATAACTTCTAATTTCCAAATAAATTAATTTACTAAAAATAAAATAGAATGGTCATCTCTTTAAGGTGATCATTCTCATTTTATATAATTTATGACAGCCTATGTTTTATTTACTCAAATAAATCTTCTATGAGTTTTTTTTCTGTCCTTATGCCAAAAGGCAAAAAGGCTACACATATTATATATGAAAGTGAGAACTAGCTATATGTTCTAATCATTTTCTTTTTTTTGAGCTTCTAAAATCACATCAGTTTCAAAATATTTTATTTTACAAATCTATTTTGAATATTTATATCTATTGTGTTCTCATCATTAGTGTACCACTCTACGAATGCGTCATATTCTTTTTGATGAGTATCTAACCATTCATTGTATTCTTTTTCGTTACCAATTTGGAACAAGTAATGATTATAAGCGTCAAATAGATTTTTATCAAGAAGCTCTTTTTGATAAGCAAAAAGTATATTTTGATGTATGCTCAAATCTTCTTGGTAGTAATTCTCAATAAATCGTTCTCTTATTCTTGATAGTGAATTTAAAGTAATTTCTTTTTCTTCAATTATAGCTAGGGTAATATTCTTACCAAAAATGCCGCAAAATGGAAGATTTACAGGCTCGTCAATATTTACTTTTGTTGCATCAATGTTAATCTCACAGAAATCAATAGAGATATCTGTATCTCCAAAAGTAATGGAGGATTTATAGGTCTCATAGAGAAGCTCACTCATCTCGATGGTGCGGTCGGTGGTTCTTTCTAAGTTCATGAATATCTCTCCATCAATTAGACCTGAAAGCTTATCAGGAGAATTTAAATAGAGCTTAGCAAGTCTAAAGTAGTTGGAAGCAAATGTAGGATCAACTTCAATCCCTTTTTGATAGTTGACTATTGCCTGATCATATTCTTCTTGATGGTGATATACGTTTCCTTTTTCAAGATGTAAATTACCGGCATTAGGAAAGCGTTCCATTCCCTCTTCATATTCTTTAATAGCCCTTTCTGGTTTGCCTAAATAACTATAGCAGTTACCAGACATTTGATAGACTTGGCTATTTAAAGTGTCATATTTCTTTATTTTTTTTAGAATTTTTAAAGCTTGGTTGTAGTCTTTAGTTAACACATGGGCGTAAGCAATCTCATAGGGGTAGGAATAGTTTATAGGATCGAGCTTCTGGCTTTCTTCCAAAAGCTTAATGCTTTCATCAATTCTACCCTCATCCATTATAGTGATGGCCTCCTTTGCTTTTTCTAGAGCTAGCTCTTTATTGGTTTGAGCGAAAGCAGTAAATACAATGAGTTGAAGAATGATAAATAGAACTATTTTATTCATAAGATGGTATTGTTATAAAAAGTCAAATTTATATTTAGTTTAATTATTGGGGTTATCCAAAACTCTTTTATCTAATAGTGCTTTTTCATAACACGTTCCAAACCCAATATAACTAATAGCATTTATTTTAATTTTTTCATTTTCAATCCATTCCGCATTTTCATTTATTAATTTTAATTCCACTTCGTTTTCAGATATATTTTCAATTCTTCCTACATAATATGAATCATCATCAGTTTCTGTAAACACTGTAATCAACTCTTCATTCTCTAATATCAACAAGCACTTAAAGAAATTATTCATTTTTTCGAGCGGTAGTTTTCCAATAAAATTCGTGTAATTGTTATTCTTTATTTCACTTAATTCGTTGTCGTCCCATTCTCGATATTTTTGTATTTCAAAATTCCTAATTATTGCGAAACCATCGTATTCTTTTGAGTCATCATTAAAATTGATAAAGACAAAAATATTATTATTCGATTTTAGGTAAATTCCAGAATAAACTTCATTTCGATTTGGAGCTAAGTCAACGTGAATTGGAATTCGATTTTTAATTATCTTTTGCATTTTTATAATTTGAACAAATTTTTGTTAATTCCCTAAAATTACAAAACGATTGTACCTTAATGACTGTGTAGATATCTGATTTAAAAATATTTAGAGTATAGGCTGTGGGATTAAACATACAATAAATTTTAAAGTTATGTGCCGCGCATAATATTACAAATAAAGCTTTAACATCATCTCAATAGATGTCAAAATAACACATCAACCACTTCTTAAAACCCAAAAAGGAGTTGTTAAACATACAACTCCTTTTTATTATTTACATACGGTTATCCGTATTATGGTGGTATTTAATGCAATTATGTGATTAGGATTCACATTTTCGCGAAAGCGTACTTTTAATAACGCACGTCTTTCATATCAATTTCGTCGGCAACTTCTGCTTTGTTATAGTTACCTCCTAGATCTGGGCATGCCATGAGGGTAGCGGCTCCTTTAAAGGGTACGGCTACTTTATTGTATCCATACACATCTGCTAGGGTCTGGGTGAGGTTTTTATCTCCTAGATTAATATCTACATCGTCCATGGTGAGCTGGCAAGGGTGCTCATAGCCGCAGGCGCGAGTGATTTCTAGTAGTTCTTTCTTGAAATTTTTAAAGTAATAGTGTGTGCGCTCTGCCTTATCTGGAATATCTATACCGCGCTGTAACCACTTGTTTTGGGTCGCAACACCAGAAGGGCAGGTATTGTTGTGGCATACCTTTGCTTGTATACAACCTACGGCAAGCATGGCCTCTCGGGCTACATTGATACAGTCTACACCCATCGCAAAAGCCATGGCGGCTTTAGCTGGGAATCCTAACTTTCCTGAGCCTATAAATACCACACGCTCTGTGAGCTGGTATTCCTTAAAAATTTTATAAATATCTGAGAATCCATAAACCCAAGGTAGCGCCACATGATCTGCAAAACTTGGCGGGGCAGCGCCGGTTCCTCCTTCACCACCATCTATGGTTATAAAATCTGGTCCTTTACCAGTAGTTGCCATTATTTTTGCTAGTTCGCGCCACGCATCCAGTTTTCCTATGGCAGCTTTAATTCCTACTGGGAGTCCTGTTTCATGAGCGATACTTTCTACAAAGTCAACCAATTCTGGCACATTAGAAAATGCTTTATGGTTAGGAGGAGAGAGTACATCTTTGCCCACTTCCACACCACGTATTTCGGCAATTTCCTTAGTAATTTTTGATCCTGGGAGTACACCTCCTTTTCCAGGTTTGGCTCCTTGTGAGAGTTTTACTTCTATGGCGCGTACTTGTGGGTTCTCGTCTACAAGTTTTTTCATTTTTGGCATAGAGAATCCGCCGTCTTCGGTGCGCACTCCAAAATAACCTGTTCCAAAATGAAACACTACATCACCGCCTTTTTTATGGTAAGGGGAGAGTCCGCCTTCACCAGTATTGTGATAGGCGTATGCTTTTGCACAACCTCGATTTAAAGATTCTACCGCTTTCGCCGAAAGGCTACCATAACTCATAGCACTTACGTTAATAATAGAACTAGGTCTGTAAGGGCGCGCTCTTCTGCCAGCCCCCATCACTTTTGCACATGCAAGGAAGTAAGG includes:
- a CDS encoding tetratricopeptide repeat protein; the encoded protein is MNKIVLFIILQLIVFTAFAQTNKELALEKAKEAITIMDEGRIDESIKLLEESQKLDPINYSYPYEIAYAHVLTKDYNQALKILKKIKKYDTLNSQVYQMSGNCYSYLGKPERAIKEYEEGMERFPNAGNLHLEKGNVYHHQEEYDQAIVNYQKGIEVDPTFASNYFRLAKLYLNSPDKLSGLIDGEIFMNLERTTDRTIEMSELLYETYKSSITFGDTDISIDFCEINIDATKVNIDEPVNLPFCGIFGKNITLAIIEEKEITLNSLSRIRERFIENYYQEDLSIHQNILFAYQKELLDKNLFDAYNHYLFQIGNEKEYNEWLDTHQKEYDAFVEWYTNDENTIDINIQNRFVK
- a CDS encoding FMN-binding glutamate synthase family protein, with the protein product MEGVLEFLGNISWWMWLILVVIIVAIRDIFFNKKHIITRNFPVVGHFRYMLESIGPELRQYIVANNREELPFNRIERGWIYASAKNENNYEGFGTDRDINQSHYIFINNAMMPYKVEENHPNAKDPYFLACAKVMGAGRRARPYRPSSIINVSAMSYGSLSAKAVESLNRGCAKAYAYHNTGEGGLSPYHKKGGDVVFHFGTGYFGVRTEDGGFSMPKMKKLVDENPQVRAIEVKLSQGAKPGKGGVLPGSKITKEIAEIRGVEVGKDVLSPPNHKAFSNVPELVDFVESIAHETGLPVGIKAAIGKLDAWRELAKIMATTGKGPDFITIDGGEGGTGAAPPSFADHVALPWVYGFSDIYKIFKEYQLTERVVFIGSGKLGFPAKAAMAFAMGVDCINVAREAMLAVGCIQAKVCHNNTCPSGVATQNKWLQRGIDIPDKAERTHYYFKNFKKELLEITRACGYEHPCQLTMDDVDINLGDKNLTQTLADVYGYNKVAVPFKGAATLMACPDLGGNYNKAEVADEIDMKDVRY